The Gavia stellata isolate bGavSte3 chromosome 1, bGavSte3.hap2, whole genome shotgun sequence genome has a segment encoding these proteins:
- the TFG gene encoding protein TFG isoform X2 has translation MNGQLDLSGKLIIKAQLGEDIRRIPIHNEDITYDELVLMMQRVFRGKLLSNDEVTIKYKDEDGDLITIFDSSDLSFAIQCSRILKLTLFVNGQPRPLESNQVKYLRRELIELRNKVNRLLDCLEPPAEPGLSTNLPESDTVDGREEKAAAADSNVKPSTQVIAASMSAFDPLKNQDEISKNVMSAFGLTDDQVSGPPSAPAEERSGTPDSIASSSSAAHPPGVQAQQPPYPGTQPQTGQVEGQMYQQYQQPGYPAQQPQAQPQQQYGMQYPGYSQQQAPSQPAQQFPAYSQPAAPAPAPAPAPAAAFPGQAQQLPAQQPPQYPGGSYPPQPYTTQTSQPAPYSGPPGSQAAPGAYQPRPGFTPPPGSTMTPPPGGANPYARSRPPFSPQGYTQPGPGYR, from the exons ATGAACGGGCAGCTGGACTTAAGTGGGAAGCTGATCATCAAAGCTCAGCTTGGGGAAGATATTAGGAGAATTCCTATTCATAATGAAGATATCACCTATGACGAATTGGTGCTAATGATGCAAAGAGTTTTTAGAGGAAAACTTCTGAGCAATGATGAAGtcacaataaaatataaagatgAAG ATGGAGATCTTATAACAATTTTTGATAGCTCAGATCTTTCCTTTGCAATTCAATGCAGTAGGATACTTAAGCTGACATTGTTTG TGAATGGGCAACCAAGACCCCTAGAATCTAATCAGGTGAAATACCTGCGTCGAGAGCTGATAGAACTTCGCAATAAAGTCAATCGTTTACTGGACTGTTTAGAACCACCAGCTGAACCAGGGCTTTCCACGAATCTGCCTGAAAGTG atACTGTAGATGGTAGGGAAGaaaaggctgctgctgctgactcTAATGTTAAGCCATCTACTCAAGTTATAGCAGCAAGCATGTCTGCATTTGATCCGCTGAAGAACCAGGATGAAATCAGCAAGAATGTCATGTCAGCGTTTGGCTTGACAGATGATCAGGTGTCAG GACCACCCAGTGCCCCTGCAGAAGAGCGATCGGGAACACCGGACAGCATcgcttcctcctcttctgcagcccACCCCCCTGGTGTTCAGGCACAGCAGCCCCCGTACCCTGGAACGCAGCCGCAGACTGGTCAGGTGGAAG GTCAGATGTATCAACAGTACCAACAGCCTGGTTATCCTGCTCAGCAGCCGCAGGCTCAGCCTCAGCAACAGTACGGTATGCAGTACCCAG GCTACAGCCAGCAGCAAGCCCCCTCGCAGCCAGCCCAGCAGTTCCCGGCCTACAGCCagccggccgccccggccccggccccggccccggccccggccgccgcctTCCCCGGGCAGGCGCAGCAGCTGCCGGCGCAGCAGCCCCCGCAGTACCCGGGGGGCAGCTACCCCCCGCAGCCCTACACCACGCAGACCTCCCAGCCCGCCCCCTACAGCGGCCCCCCCGGCTCCCAGGCGGCGCCCGGCGCCTACCAGCCGCGGCCCGGCTTCACCCCCCCGCCCGGCAGCACCATGACCCCCCCGCCCGGCGGGGCCAACCCCTACGCCCGCAGCCGGCCTCCCTTCAGCCCCCAGGGCTACACCCAGCCGGGGCCCGGCTACCGGTAA
- the TFG gene encoding protein TFG isoform X1: MNGQLDLSGKLIIKAQLGEDIRRIPIHNEDITYDELVLMMQRVFRGKLLSNDEVTIKYKDEDGDLITIFDSSDLSFAIQCSRILKLTLFVNGQPRPLESNQVKYLRRELIELRNKVNRLLDCLEPPAEPGLSTNLPESDTVDGREEKAAAADSNVKPSTQVIAASMSAFDPLKNQDEISKNVMSAFGLTDDQVSGPPSAPAEERSGTPDSIASSSSAAHPPGVQAQQPPYPGTQPQTGQVEGQMYQQYQQPGYPAQQPQAQPQQQYGMQYPAGYSQQQAPSQPAQQFPAYSQPAAPAPAPAPAPAAAFPGQAQQLPAQQPPQYPGGSYPPQPYTTQTSQPAPYSGPPGSQAAPGAYQPRPGFTPPPGSTMTPPPGGANPYARSRPPFSPQGYTQPGPGYR, from the exons ATGAACGGGCAGCTGGACTTAAGTGGGAAGCTGATCATCAAAGCTCAGCTTGGGGAAGATATTAGGAGAATTCCTATTCATAATGAAGATATCACCTATGACGAATTGGTGCTAATGATGCAAAGAGTTTTTAGAGGAAAACTTCTGAGCAATGATGAAGtcacaataaaatataaagatgAAG ATGGAGATCTTATAACAATTTTTGATAGCTCAGATCTTTCCTTTGCAATTCAATGCAGTAGGATACTTAAGCTGACATTGTTTG TGAATGGGCAACCAAGACCCCTAGAATCTAATCAGGTGAAATACCTGCGTCGAGAGCTGATAGAACTTCGCAATAAAGTCAATCGTTTACTGGACTGTTTAGAACCACCAGCTGAACCAGGGCTTTCCACGAATCTGCCTGAAAGTG atACTGTAGATGGTAGGGAAGaaaaggctgctgctgctgactcTAATGTTAAGCCATCTACTCAAGTTATAGCAGCAAGCATGTCTGCATTTGATCCGCTGAAGAACCAGGATGAAATCAGCAAGAATGTCATGTCAGCGTTTGGCTTGACAGATGATCAGGTGTCAG GACCACCCAGTGCCCCTGCAGAAGAGCGATCGGGAACACCGGACAGCATcgcttcctcctcttctgcagcccACCCCCCTGGTGTTCAGGCACAGCAGCCCCCGTACCCTGGAACGCAGCCGCAGACTGGTCAGGTGGAAG GTCAGATGTATCAACAGTACCAACAGCCTGGTTATCCTGCTCAGCAGCCGCAGGCTCAGCCTCAGCAACAGTACGGTATGCAGTACCCAG CAGGCTACAGCCAGCAGCAAGCCCCCTCGCAGCCAGCCCAGCAGTTCCCGGCCTACAGCCagccggccgccccggccccggccccggccccggccccggccgccgcctTCCCCGGGCAGGCGCAGCAGCTGCCGGCGCAGCAGCCCCCGCAGTACCCGGGGGGCAGCTACCCCCCGCAGCCCTACACCACGCAGACCTCCCAGCCCGCCCCCTACAGCGGCCCCCCCGGCTCCCAGGCGGCGCCCGGCGCCTACCAGCCGCGGCCCGGCTTCACCCCCCCGCCCGGCAGCACCATGACCCCCCCGCCCGGCGGGGCCAACCCCTACGCCCGCAGCCGGCCTCCCTTCAGCCCCCAGGGCTACACCCAGCCGGGGCCCGGCTACCGGTAA